From Anaerohalosphaera lusitana, one genomic window encodes:
- the murC gene encoding UDP-N-acetylmuramate--L-alanine ligase: MTHTSGRNYHFIGAGGIGMSGLAKVLLKQGAAVTGSDQEDTPVTQSLREAGAKIHGGHACENIQLPCDVVISAAIGPGNPELQVARSNGCKVYKYAQMLGELMDQMRGVAIAGTHGKSTTSGWLTWVMQKGGFSPNYIVGADIPQLGTSSGVGDVENGVFIAEACEYDRSFLNLHPQIGVVLNIEQDHLDYYSDVDDIIDAFSDFCGGVKAGGLVIANGDDENTLKMLGKLDPAVGVVKFGLSEACDVRAENIQLENGRYSFEIVQSCENVGQVSLAMPGRHNVMNALAVYAIAVNAGMQPGEVLEHLGDFQGMDRRLMVKYGGNGVTVMDDYAHHPTEIRASLQAMKQGYEPGRVICIFQPHQYSRTRFLLDDFAESFKLADITVVPDIYFVRDTEESRRLVNAQVLVDRIRSSGCDAYFIETFDEIVDYLKSTARDGDLIVTMGAGDIWKVADEYIQWLAGNSQN; encoded by the coding sequence ATGACGCATACAAGCGGCAGGAACTACCATTTTATAGGGGCCGGCGGTATCGGCATGAGCGGGCTGGCAAAGGTTTTGCTCAAACAGGGGGCAGCGGTTACCGGATCCGACCAGGAAGATACCCCTGTTACGCAAAGTCTGCGTGAAGCGGGGGCGAAAATTCACGGCGGGCATGCCTGCGAAAACATTCAACTCCCATGCGACGTGGTTATATCCGCTGCGATAGGTCCAGGCAATCCAGAGCTTCAGGTCGCGCGGAGCAACGGCTGCAAGGTCTATAAATACGCGCAGATGCTTGGCGAGCTGATGGATCAGATGCGGGGAGTCGCGATCGCGGGTACCCACGGCAAGAGCACAACCAGCGGCTGGCTGACCTGGGTCATGCAAAAGGGCGGTTTTTCGCCGAATTACATCGTGGGTGCGGATATACCGCAACTTGGTACATCAAGCGGGGTCGGCGATGTCGAAAACGGCGTTTTTATTGCGGAGGCTTGTGAATACGACCGCAGTTTTCTGAATCTGCACCCGCAGATCGGTGTCGTGCTCAATATCGAGCAGGATCATCTGGACTATTACAGCGATGTGGATGATATTATAGATGCGTTCAGTGATTTCTGCGGCGGGGTCAAGGCTGGCGGGCTGGTGATAGCCAACGGCGACGATGAAAATACGCTCAAAATGCTCGGCAAACTGGATCCGGCCGTCGGAGTCGTCAAGTTCGGGCTCAGCGAAGCCTGTGATGTCCGTGCGGAGAACATTCAGCTTGAAAACGGCAGGTATTCGTTCGAAATAGTCCAAAGTTGTGAAAATGTAGGCCAGGTGAGCCTTGCGATGCCGGGAAGGCACAACGTGATGAATGCCCTGGCGGTGTATGCGATCGCGGTCAATGCGGGCATGCAGCCGGGCGAAGTTCTCGAGCATCTGGGTGATTTCCAGGGCATGGACCGCAGGCTGATGGTTAAATATGGAGGTAACGGCGTGACGGTGATGGATGATTACGCTCACCATCCGACCGAGATCCGGGCGAGTCTGCAGGCGATGAAGCAGGGTTATGAGCCTGGGCGGGTAATATGCATTTTTCAGCCTCATCAGTACAGCCGAACGAGATTTTTACTTGATGATTTTGCCGAAAGCTTTAAGCTTGCCGATATAACAGTCGTGCCCGATATCTATTTTGTGCGCGACACGGAAGAGTCCCGCCGTCTGGTCAATGCCCAGGTCCTGGTCGACAGGATCCGGTCCAGCGGCTGCGATGCGTATTTCATAGAAACTTTCGACGAGATAGTCGATTACCTCAAATCTACGGCCCGGGACGGCGACCTGATCGTCACCATGGGTGCCGGCGACATATGGAAGGTAGCAGATGAATATATTCAGTGGCTTGCAGGAAATAGTCAAAACTGA
- a CDS encoding peptidase U32 family protein: MTTNSKNKAELLAPAGNLEKLKWACEYGADAVYFGTEFGSLRSFAGNFSFEDANSGLQYLHDRGKRGYITLNIYPFSDEYERIIDTARKLDEMNADALIVADLGVFAELRKLGLNADLHISTQANTVSAQTALAYAELGAKRVNLARELSCEQIIDLNDRTAGKIETEVFIHGSVCFSYSGRCAISDYLTGFAANRGECKHPCRWQYALVEEKRPGEYMPVYEDERGLYFFNSKELALFEYVHQLADAGVASFKIEGRMKAIHYIATVVSFYRQVLDGRTFTWQEGMELLGRVPNRGYSRGFMKGGITPDDYSVGQSLSQANSRFVANALHEKKDGKTVLEVRNKVHAGDELEVLRPDGTLSKLKLPAPLLTSRGEKVEFANNSQFVLIDAELPAYSILRRIENCRA, encoded by the coding sequence ATGACAACCAACAGCAAAAACAAAGCCGAGCTGCTCGCACCGGCAGGCAATCTCGAAAAGCTCAAGTGGGCGTGCGAGTACGGCGCGGACGCGGTATACTTCGGCACCGAGTTCGGATCGCTGCGGAGTTTCGCGGGCAATTTTTCGTTCGAAGACGCCAACTCCGGCCTGCAGTATCTGCACGACCGCGGCAAGCGGGGATACATAACGCTCAACATCTATCCGTTCTCGGACGAGTACGAACGCATCATCGACACCGCCCGCAAGCTCGACGAAATGAACGCGGACGCGCTGATCGTAGCGGACCTGGGCGTCTTCGCGGAACTGCGAAAGCTCGGCCTCAACGCCGACCTGCACATCAGCACCCAGGCGAACACGGTCAGCGCCCAGACCGCACTAGCATACGCCGAGCTCGGAGCAAAACGCGTCAACCTCGCCCGCGAACTGTCATGCGAACAGATCATCGACCTCAACGATCGGACCGCCGGCAAGATCGAGACCGAAGTCTTCATCCACGGCTCGGTGTGCTTTTCATACTCCGGCAGATGCGCGATCAGCGACTACCTCACCGGCTTCGCGGCCAATCGCGGCGAGTGCAAGCATCCGTGCCGCTGGCAGTACGCCCTGGTCGAAGAGAAACGCCCCGGCGAGTACATGCCCGTCTACGAAGACGAACGCGGCCTGTACTTCTTCAACAGCAAGGAGCTGGCGTTGTTCGAATACGTCCACCAGCTCGCCGACGCAGGCGTAGCGTCGTTCAAGATCGAAGGCCGAATGAAGGCCATACATTACATCGCAACCGTCGTATCGTTCTATCGCCAGGTACTCGACGGCCGAACATTCACGTGGCAAGAGGGCATGGAGCTGCTCGGCCGAGTGCCGAATCGCGGTTACAGCCGGGGCTTTATGAAAGGCGGGATCACGCCCGACGATTACTCCGTCGGTCAGAGCCTCTCGCAGGCGAATTCGCGTTTTGTAGCGAACGCGCTGCACGAAAAGAAGGACGGCAAAACGGTTCTGGAAGTCCGCAACAAGGTCCATGCGGGCGATGAACTGGAAGTGCTGCGACCGGACGGAACGCTGTCAAAACTAAAGCTGCCCGCCCCCCTGCTGACGAGCCGAGGCGAGAAGGTCGAATTCGCCAACAACAGCCAGTTCGTACTTATCGACGCTGAGCTGCCGGCCTATTCGATACTCCGCCGGATCGAGAACTGTCGGGCCTAG
- a CDS encoding tRNA-queuosine alpha-mannosyltransferase domain-containing protein, producing MRILALESYYGGSHKAFLDGWISRSRHDWTLLTLPPSKWKWRMRHSAITFAERVNALAESGGGWDAIFCSDMLNLAEFVGLLRPELQRLPRIAYFHENQLTYPVRFESERDYNYVMTNATTALCADAVWFNTHFHRDEFIDEMRKFMKRMPDEKPIKPLDAIPPKSQVKTPGIGVPSPVKNERKPGPLRILWAARWEHDKNPEDFFAAMTKLKKRGTDFRLSVIGEQFRDMPEVFEHAKTEFADRIDRWGYQPSRGEYIEALHEADVVVSTADHEFFGISMVEAIACGAYPVLPDRLAYPEVVSTIETFGQDDFLYDGKVASLVAALDRLAWRIKEDNLWLGNPHRGITAMQRFAWDKRATAMDDAVDEMISKN from the coding sequence ATGAGAATACTTGCACTGGAAAGTTATTACGGCGGCAGCCACAAGGCGTTCCTCGACGGCTGGATCAGCAGAAGCAGGCACGACTGGACGCTGCTTACTCTGCCGCCCAGCAAATGGAAATGGCGTATGCGCCACAGCGCGATCACATTCGCCGAAAGAGTGAACGCCCTGGCTGAGTCGGGCGGCGGGTGGGATGCGATATTCTGCTCGGACATGCTGAACCTGGCGGAATTTGTCGGCCTGCTGCGGCCCGAGCTCCAGCGACTGCCGCGAATCGCATACTTCCACGAAAACCAGCTCACATACCCCGTGCGTTTCGAATCGGAACGGGACTACAATTACGTAATGACGAACGCGACGACCGCACTGTGCGCCGACGCGGTCTGGTTCAACACGCACTTCCACCGCGACGAATTCATCGACGAAATGCGAAAATTCATGAAACGCATGCCGGATGAAAAACCCATTAAGCCGTTGGACGCGATACCGCCGAAATCGCAGGTGAAGACGCCCGGCATAGGCGTGCCGTCACCGGTAAAAAACGAACGCAAACCCGGACCCCTGCGTATCCTCTGGGCGGCAAGGTGGGAGCACGACAAGAACCCCGAGGACTTCTTCGCGGCCATGACGAAACTGAAAAAACGCGGCACGGACTTCCGCCTCTCCGTCATAGGCGAGCAGTTCCGCGACATGCCGGAAGTTTTCGAACACGCCAAAACCGAATTCGCCGACCGCATCGACCGCTGGGGCTACCAGCCCAGCAGAGGCGAATACATCGAAGCGCTGCACGAAGCCGACGTCGTAGTCTCGACCGCGGATCACGAATTCTTCGGCATCAGCATGGTCGAGGCGATCGCATGCGGAGCGTATCCGGTCCTGCCCGATCGCCTGGCGTATCCGGAAGTCGTCAGCACGATCGAGACCTTCGGGCAGGACGACTTTCTCTACGACGGCAAGGTCGCCAGCCTTGTCGCGGCACTTGACAGACTCGCCTGGCGTATCAAAGAAGACAACCTGTGGCTCGGCAACCCCCACCGCGGCATAACAGCCATGCAGCGGTTCGCATGGGACAAACGCGCAACAGCGATGGACGACGCGGTCGACGAAATGATCAGCAAGAACTGA
- a CDS encoding aspartate-semialdehyde dehydrogenase → MGKRLAIAGVTGAVGQEFLQILDQRDFAFDSIKMLASKRSAGKKVTFKGKEYTIEELTEDSFGDVDIALFSCGGSRTKEFGPAAVKAGAVVVDNSSAYRMDPEVPLVVPEINAEAMKQHKGIIANPNCSTIIAIVPVWPLHKANPVKRMVVSTYQAASGAGMAAMRELEQQARQVLNGEEVTCDALKYQLAFNCYNHDSQTAPNGYNAEEMKMVNETRKIFDCPDIGISATCVRIPTLRAHCESINLEFESPITPDEVRELLSTAPGVTVMDDPENNRHPMPTDASGKDDVFVGRIRQDESVPDNCGINIWVAGDQIRKGAALNAVQIAEKLL, encoded by the coding sequence ATGGGTAAAAGATTAGCTATAGCAGGTGTCACCGGCGCTGTCGGTCAGGAATTCCTGCAGATACTCGACCAACGCGATTTCGCCTTCGATTCGATCAAGATGCTGGCGAGCAAACGCTCAGCGGGCAAAAAGGTCACGTTTAAGGGCAAAGAATATACGATTGAAGAGCTCACCGAGGACAGTTTCGGCGACGTTGACATCGCGCTGTTCTCGTGCGGCGGCTCGCGGACGAAGGAATTCGGCCCGGCAGCGGTAAAGGCAGGCGCTGTCGTTGTCGACAATTCCTCGGCATACCGTATGGATCCGGAAGTGCCGCTGGTGGTGCCCGAGATCAACGCAGAAGCGATGAAACAGCACAAGGGCATCATAGCGAACCCGAACTGCTCGACCATCATCGCTATCGTGCCGGTCTGGCCCCTGCACAAGGCCAACCCCGTAAAACGCATGGTCGTAAGCACTTACCAGGCAGCGAGCGGTGCGGGTATGGCAGCGATGCGTGAGCTCGAACAGCAGGCCCGCCAGGTCCTCAACGGCGAAGAAGTCACCTGCGACGCTCTCAAGTATCAGCTCGCGTTCAACTGCTACAACCACGATTCGCAGACCGCGCCCAACGGCTATAACGCTGAGGAAATGAAGATGGTCAACGAAACACGCAAGATCTTCGACTGCCCGGACATCGGCATCAGCGCCACCTGCGTGCGTATCCCGACCCTGCGTGCACACTGCGAAAGCATCAACCTCGAATTCGAGAGTCCCATCACCCCCGACGAGGTTCGCGAACTGCTCTCGACCGCACCGGGCGTTACGGTTATGGACGATCCCGAAAACAACCGCCATCCCATGCCCACCGACGCCAGCGGCAAGGACGACGTATTCGTCGGACGCATCCGCCAGGACGAGTCGGTGCCGGACAATTGCGGCATCAATATCTGGGTCGCGGGCGATCAGATCCGCAAGGGCGCAGCCCTCAACGCCGTCCA
- a CDS encoding nitroreductase family protein — protein MAFLELAKTRQSVRSYKTDPVEREKLEYCLEAARLAPSACNSQPWQFVVVDEPELKEKVAKACFGKVISFNHFSLKAPAMVVLVAEKPNLTSKIGSVVKKKRFELMDVAIAAEHFCLAAAEQGLGTCMLGWFAEKPVKELLNVPKDRTVELIITVGYPAKEEVRPKKRKSLDEMRSFNTYKS, from the coding sequence ATGGCATTTCTCGAACTGGCCAAAACAAGGCAGAGCGTACGCTCCTACAAGACCGACCCTGTCGAACGTGAGAAACTGGAGTACTGCCTGGAAGCGGCTCGTCTTGCTCCGTCCGCGTGCAATTCTCAGCCCTGGCAATTTGTCGTTGTGGACGAGCCCGAGCTAAAGGAGAAGGTCGCGAAGGCGTGTTTCGGCAAGGTTATTTCGTTCAATCATTTTTCGCTTAAGGCACCCGCGATGGTTGTGCTCGTCGCGGAAAAGCCGAACCTGACTTCGAAGATAGGCAGCGTGGTCAAGAAGAAGCGATTCGAGCTGATGGACGTAGCGATCGCGGCCGAGCATTTCTGTTTGGCGGCGGCTGAGCAGGGGCTCGGGACGTGTATGCTGGGCTGGTTCGCCGAAAAGCCCGTCAAGGAGCTGCTGAACGTGCCGAAGGATCGCACGGTCGAACTGATCATCACTGTCGGCTATCCGGCAAAGGAGGAGGTCAGACCCAAGAAACGCAAATCGCTCGACGAGATGCGCAGCTTCAATACTTACAAATCCTAG
- the murB gene encoding UDP-N-acetylmuramate dehydrogenase encodes MNIFSGLQEIVKTDSDLSNYTWLGLGGRAEYFVTPRSVEELQTVMVRCRENSLPVHVLGFGSNLLVSDEGVRGAVIKLESDEFTKTEYEGEQLTAWAGVNLSKLVLECVRKGLGGLESLTGIPGSIGGAVRMNAGGNWGDIGACVDSVTLMSREGEIFEKAKPELIFDYRSVNITAPLILNAKMKLVESDSDQLLRTVKEIWIYKKNSQPLNTKNAGCVFKNPRGLSAGALIDRAGLKGLKIGGAQVSEQHANFLVTEKGCKSADVKKLIDIVRNKVQEEFDVQLELELEIW; translated from the coding sequence ATGAATATATTCAGTGGCTTGCAGGAAATAGTCAAAACTGACAGTGATCTTAGCAATTACACCTGGCTGGGGCTTGGCGGCAGGGCGGAATACTTCGTGACTCCGCGCAGCGTCGAAGAGCTACAGACGGTCATGGTGCGCTGCCGGGAGAATTCGCTGCCGGTTCACGTACTCGGGTTCGGCTCCAATCTGCTCGTCAGTGACGAGGGTGTACGCGGTGCCGTTATCAAGCTCGAAAGCGACGAATTCACCAAAACTGAGTACGAAGGCGAGCAGCTTACCGCATGGGCGGGCGTCAACCTGAGCAAACTTGTCCTGGAGTGCGTACGCAAAGGTCTGGGCGGACTGGAATCGCTTACCGGCATCCCAGGCTCTATAGGCGGAGCGGTACGAATGAACGCCGGGGGTAACTGGGGCGATATCGGGGCTTGCGTGGACAGCGTAACGCTTATGAGCCGTGAGGGCGAGATATTCGAAAAGGCCAAACCCGAGCTGATCTTTGATTATCGTTCGGTGAACATAACCGCACCGCTGATCCTGAACGCGAAGATGAAGCTCGTCGAGAGCGATTCCGATCAGCTTTTGCGTACCGTCAAGGAGATCTGGATATACAAGAAGAATTCCCAGCCGTTGAATACTAAGAACGCGGGTTGCGTCTTTAAGAATCCGCGCGGGCTCTCGGCCGGTGCATTGATCGATCGTGCGGGTCTGAAGGGTCTGAAGATCGGCGGAGCACAGGTCAGCGAGCAGCACGCGAATTTCCTCGTGACGGAAAAGGGCTGTAAAAGCGCGGACGTCAAGAAGCTGATCGACATCGTGCGAAACAAGGTGCAGGAAGAATTCGACGTTCAGCTCGAACTCGAGCTCGAGATATGGTGA
- a CDS encoding sterol desaturase family protein, with protein sequence MSTYGQIALPLSLLGVFVILLTAEWKFPLRKRKDAFKSRFLVNVLISVLALLTGALLVRTTAFNLTGWVEGKRYGLIGLLGLGPAASFAVGFLLMDLTFYYWHRATHKFAFLWRFHQVHHIDLDMDVTTSFRFHPGEVALSVPFRCAQAVLLGVGPATWVIYVGCFQAATMFHHSNLRLPIRLERIVNKVIVTPRMHGIHHSTRRKEVNSNYSTIFRWWDQLNRSLLLNVPQNSINIGVVGYLDRTSNRSSRLLTMPFQKTPLPKKTKKTDQNKTQPEQTPKYRNILMQ encoded by the coding sequence TTGTCCACCTACGGCCAGATAGCATTGCCGTTAAGCCTTTTGGGCGTGTTCGTGATCCTGCTGACGGCGGAATGGAAGTTTCCGCTGCGCAAGCGAAAAGATGCCTTCAAAAGCAGGTTCCTCGTAAATGTGCTGATATCCGTACTGGCGCTGTTGACGGGCGCATTGCTCGTAAGGACCACAGCCTTCAACCTCACCGGTTGGGTCGAGGGGAAAAGATACGGACTGATCGGTCTGCTCGGACTCGGGCCGGCGGCAAGTTTTGCGGTCGGCTTTCTGCTGATGGACCTGACGTTTTACTACTGGCACCGTGCGACGCATAAGTTCGCATTTCTCTGGCGGTTTCATCAGGTGCATCACATCGACCTGGACATGGACGTGACCACCTCGTTCAGGTTCCACCCGGGCGAAGTCGCCTTGAGCGTGCCGTTCCGATGCGCACAAGCGGTCCTGCTGGGTGTAGGACCGGCGACATGGGTGATTTACGTAGGATGCTTCCAGGCCGCGACGATGTTCCACCACAGCAATCTCCGCCTGCCGATACGTCTGGAACGGATCGTGAACAAGGTCATCGTAACGCCCCGTATGCACGGCATCCACCACTCAACGCGGCGCAAAGAGGTCAACAGCAACTACTCCACGATCTTCCGCTGGTGGGATCAACTGAACCGCTCACTGCTGCTGAACGTCCCGCAGAACAGCATCAACATCGGCGTAGTGGGCTACCTGGACCGGACCAGCAACCGCAGCAGCAGGCTCTTAACAATGCCCTTTCAAAAAACACCGCTGCCAAAGAAAACAAAAAAAACTGATCAGAACAAAACCCAACCTGAGCAGACGCCTAAGTATCGAAACATCCTGATGCAATGA
- a CDS encoding cryptochrome/photolyase family protein translates to MAAAIVLPNQLFEDTEAIEKAEKVYLLEEERYFRDFAFHKKKLLLHRASMKAYEAFLRGKGFAVEYRDIGKGANVEDVLRSAGEDEFFTYDPVDQQLRGSMEKTAGKAGVKLHFARSLLFINGTDELRDFFGDSRDHYSMAGFYSHQRKKMGVLVKDGKPVGGKWSFDPENREKLPANIELPNVRKAKANDYVKEAADYVNKRFGGNPGETDGFVFPVTHRAAGTWLKHFLEDRLADFGRYEDSIARDEVFIFHSALSPMINAGLITPGEVVGATLNHADDHKIPLNSLEGFIRQIIGWREFMRAVYELEPERERDNFFDFSNALPDKLYNGRTGVDPVDTVIARVFENAYCHHIERLMVIDNFMLLCEIRPDEVYRWFMEMFIDAYDWVMVPNVFGMSQYADGGLITTKPYISSSNYIRKMSDFDKGSWCDIWDGLYWRFINRHRKVFANNPRMKVMTKQLDRMGKDKLKKRIEPAEEFLKELFA, encoded by the coding sequence ATGGCCGCTGCGATAGTACTGCCGAATCAGCTTTTTGAGGATACTGAAGCGATCGAAAAGGCTGAGAAGGTGTATTTGCTGGAAGAGGAACGGTACTTTCGCGATTTTGCCTTTCATAAGAAAAAACTGCTGCTGCATCGGGCTAGCATGAAGGCGTATGAGGCCTTTCTGCGGGGTAAGGGGTTTGCGGTTGAATATCGTGACATCGGCAAGGGCGCGAATGTGGAGGATGTGCTGCGGTCGGCAGGCGAGGACGAGTTTTTCACGTATGACCCGGTCGATCAACAGCTTCGTGGGAGCATGGAAAAGACCGCTGGAAAAGCGGGGGTCAAGCTGCACTTCGCTCGGTCGCTGCTGTTTATCAACGGCACGGACGAACTGCGGGACTTCTTTGGCGATTCTCGTGACCACTATTCGATGGCCGGCTTCTACTCACACCAGCGGAAGAAAATGGGCGTGCTGGTGAAAGACGGCAAGCCGGTAGGCGGCAAGTGGAGCTTTGATCCGGAAAACCGCGAGAAGCTGCCTGCGAATATCGAACTGCCGAACGTGCGAAAGGCGAAAGCGAATGACTACGTCAAAGAAGCCGCTGATTATGTGAACAAGCGATTTGGCGGCAACCCGGGTGAGACGGACGGCTTTGTTTTTCCTGTCACGCATCGGGCGGCCGGGACATGGCTGAAACATTTCCTCGAGGATCGGCTGGCGGACTTCGGCAGATACGAGGACAGCATCGCGCGGGATGAGGTGTTCATCTTTCACTCCGCCCTGTCGCCCATGATCAATGCCGGGCTGATCACGCCGGGTGAAGTGGTCGGGGCAACGCTGAATCATGCTGATGATCACAAGATCCCGCTCAACAGCCTGGAGGGTTTTATCAGGCAGATAATCGGTTGGCGGGAGTTCATGCGGGCGGTCTACGAACTCGAACCCGAGAGAGAGCGGGACAACTTCTTCGACTTCTCCAACGCCCTGCCCGACAAGCTATACAACGGCAGGACGGGCGTAGATCCGGTAGATACTGTGATCGCACGGGTTTTCGAAAACGCCTACTGCCATCACATCGAAAGGCTCATGGTGATCGACAATTTCATGCTGCTGTGCGAGATTCGTCCGGATGAAGTGTATCGCTGGTTCATGGAGATGTTCATCGACGCTTATGACTGGGTGATGGTGCCGAACGTCTTTGGCATGAGCCAGTACGCCGACGGTGGGCTGATCACGACCAAGCCCTACATAAGCTCATCGAACTATATCCGTAAAATGAGCGATTTTGACAAGGGCTCCTGGTGCGATATCTGGGACGGGCTGTACTGGCGATTCATCAACAGACACCGCAAGGTCTTCGCGAACAACCCGCGTATGAAGGTAATGACGAAACAGTTGGACCGCATGGGCAAAGACAAGCTCAAAAAACGAATCGAACCCGCTGAAGAGTTTCTTAAAGAACTTTTCGCCTAG
- a CDS encoding thioredoxin family protein — MAFTLELGSKAPDFSLCATDGNSYSLNDFADAKVLVIFFTCNHCPYVIGSDEVTRQTAEKYMPEGVKFVAINSNSPNTYEEDSYEHMVERMQEKKFPWTYLHDRTQEVAKTYGALRTPHFFVFDQERKLVYCGRGVDNPKDTDKMTDNDLDNALADVTAGRDVRKPLTNPIGCNVKWEGKDAHWMPADACDLI, encoded by the coding sequence ATGGCATTCACACTTGAACTGGGATCGAAGGCACCTGATTTTTCGCTTTGCGCTACCGACGGAAACTCGTATTCGCTGAACGACTTCGCGGATGCAAAAGTTCTGGTGATCTTCTTCACCTGCAATCACTGCCCGTATGTGATCGGCTCGGATGAGGTTACCAGGCAGACCGCTGAGAAGTATATGCCCGAGGGCGTGAAATTCGTCGCGATCAATTCCAACAGCCCGAATACGTATGAAGAGGATTCGTACGAGCACATGGTCGAGCGGATGCAGGAAAAGAAATTTCCGTGGACGTATCTGCACGACCGCACGCAGGAGGTCGCGAAGACCTACGGAGCCCTTCGCACGCCGCACTTTTTCGTGTTCGACCAGGAGCGCAAGCTGGTCTATTGCGGCAGAGGTGTGGACAATCCGAAGGACACGGACAAGATGACGGATAACGATCTGGACAACGCTCTGGCGGATGTGACCGCAGGTCGGGATGTGCGCAAGCCGCTGACGAATCCCATCGGGTGTAATGTCAAGTGGGAAGGCAAGGACGCGCACTGGATGCCCGCCGACGCGTGTGATCTGATATAG
- a CDS encoding D-alanine--D-alanine ligase — translation MSPSLENLKVAVLMGGISSEREISLESGSTVAGSLAEAGLDVVEFDVAPDRLSILDDESVDVFFPILHGEWGEDGQLQQILTDRGLCFTGSGPDASRIAMDKVACKKAVESKTDVPLAGHVELTSDTGEDDVRNMLASMGDKFVVKPPLQGSSVGVTVVQGLDSACRCALKTLAEYGNCMVEKFISGRELTVAVLDGQALPIIEIRSKTGFYDFNAKYVDNATEYLFDTIADQALVSRISDMALQCFDAVGCRHWGRIDFILSEDGTPYFLEINTLPGFTSHSLVPMAARKAGISAPELCTRIVEAAIRDHRES, via the coding sequence TTGTCGCCAAGTTTGGAAAATCTCAAAGTCGCGGTGCTGATGGGCGGGATAAGCAGCGAGCGGGAGATAAGCCTCGAAAGCGGTTCGACGGTCGCCGGATCACTCGCTGAAGCAGGTTTGGACGTGGTGGAATTCGACGTCGCGCCGGACCGGCTTTCCATTCTGGACGATGAGTCCGTCGACGTTTTCTTTCCGATACTGCACGGCGAGTGGGGCGAGGACGGCCAGTTGCAGCAGATACTTACCGACCGCGGTTTGTGCTTTACAGGTTCGGGTCCGGACGCAAGCAGGATCGCGATGGACAAGGTGGCGTGCAAGAAGGCTGTCGAGTCGAAGACGGATGTGCCGCTGGCTGGGCATGTCGAACTGACGTCTGACACTGGTGAAGACGATGTCCGAAACATGCTCGCTTCGATGGGCGATAAATTCGTCGTCAAACCGCCGCTGCAGGGCAGCAGCGTGGGTGTAACTGTGGTGCAGGGGCTTGACAGTGCGTGCAGGTGTGCACTGAAAACGCTGGCGGAGTACGGTAACTGCATGGTCGAGAAGTTTATTTCGGGCCGGGAACTGACGGTCGCTGTGCTTGACGGGCAGGCCCTGCCGATAATCGAGATAAGAAGCAAGACCGGTTTTTATGACTTCAACGCGAAATATGTCGATAATGCGACTGAGTACCTGTTCGATACGATCGCAGATCAGGCCCTCGTGTCGCGGATAAGCGATATGGCTCTGCAGTGCTTCGATGCGGTAGGCTGTCGGCACTGGGGGCGGATCGATTTTATCCTCAGCGAGGACGGCACTCCGTACTTTCTGGAGATAAATACGCTGCCGGGCTTTACCAGTCATTCGCTCGTGCCGATGGCGGCACGCAAGGCGGGCATATCCGCTCCCGAGCTGTGCACGAGGATCGTTGAAGCGGCAATACGTGATCATCGAGAGAGTTGA